Proteins encoded within one genomic window of Rhododendron vialii isolate Sample 1 chromosome 1a, ASM3025357v1:
- the LOC131308354 gene encoding uncharacterized protein LOC131308354, with protein MEEYLKYPIPKKFGSQVGETAAKGYNDASRFRPSVSEQTSANTADPKGKNHAANKGGGKDNRCFKCGETGHMAYLCPKRNLRIGTEQEAEFDQQHNDDNDDSFVVGVLNTDDLEEEEVDNSLISVVRRILTAPKVEKEDRRHTSIFQMLVRCGNQARKLIIDGGSCMNVVSAATVERLKLPVQPHPHLYKVAWIDNTSIPVTQRCLVSFSYGSYSDSIWCDVIPMNGTHILLGRPWLYDRDVQHCGKENTSAFSFKNKEIVLKPMNTTEMEKYKEKNPKDVAENKPITRKCFQAETMELGVIYAVGVKEVSESAAASASVLPSEVAELLSHFSNVAPKELPNELPPLNNVQHAIDLIPGSQLTNLLVYLMNPREHTELKRQVDVFLPDSNITPMGSSIEFSHMNCKQATPNISPQEDEVEKVMELVAGEMKEIIAGPESDTPLQMRKLLPESSSTVPKEFPVELQLVNHEFKQPREVERCTNR; from the coding sequence ATGGAGGAGTATTTGAAATACCCAATTCCTAAAAAGTTTGGGTCTCAAGTTGGGGAAACTGCAGCTAAAGGGTACAATGATGCAAGTCGTTTCCGGCCTAGTGTTTCTGAGCAAACTTCAGCCAATACAGCTGATCCAAAAGGCAAGAATCACGCAGCCAACAAAGGGGGAGGAAAGGACAACAGGTGCTTTAAATGTGGTGAAACTGGTCATATGGCCTATCTATGCCCGAAGAGGAACTTACGCATAGGAACGGAACAAGAAGCTGAATTTGACCAACAACATAATGATGACAATGATGATTCTTTTGTCGTTGGGGTTCTAAATACAGATGACTTAGAAGAAGAGGAGGTGGACAATTCATTGATCTCTGTTGTTAGACGTATCCTTACAGCACCTAAAGTTGAAAAGGAGGACCGGAGGCATACTTCTATATTTCAGATGCTGGTCCGCTGTGGAAACCAAGCCCGAAAGCTTATTATTGATGGTGGGAGTTGCATGAATGTTGTATCTGCTGCCACAGTGGAGCGTCTTAAGCTTCCTGTTCAACCACATCCTCATCTGTATAAGGTAGCTTGGATCGACAACACTTCCATTCCGGTAACTCAGCGCTGCCTAGTTTCTTTCTCTTATGGTTCTTATAGTGATTCCATTTGGTGTGACGTAATTCCCATGAATGGCACACATATCCTTCTTGGGAGACCATGGCTTTATGATAGAGATGTGCAGCATTGTGGGAAAGAGAACACATCTGCTTTCTCATTCAAAAACAAGGAGATTGTTTTGAAGCCAATGAATACGACTGAAATGGAAAAATAcaaggaaaagaatccaaaagaTGTTGCTGAAAATAAGCCTATCACCAGGAAGTGTTTTCAAGCCGAGACTATGGAATTGGGAGTTATATATGCCGTGGGGGTAAAAGAAGTATCAGAATCAGCTGCTGCATCAGCCTCTGTCTTACCATCAGAAGTGGCTGAGTTGCTGTCCCATTTTTCTAATGTTGCACCTAAAGAGCTCCCAAATGAATTACCTCCCCTGAACAATGTCCAGCATGCAATAGATCTCATTCCAGGTTCGCAATTGACTAATCTTCTAGTTTATCTCATGAATCCAAGGGAGCACACAGAGCTTAAAAGGCAGGTGGATGTTTTCCTTCCCGACTCCAATATCACGCCAATGGGATCATCTATTGAGTTTTCACATATGAATTGCAAACAAGCAACACCAAATATTTCTCCTCAAGAGGATGAAGTGGAGAAAGTGATGGAGCTGGTTGCTGGAGAAATGAAGGAAATAATTGCTGGCCCAGAATCTGATACGCCTTTACAGATGCGTAAGTTGCTGCCAGAATCCTCTAGTACAGTGCCAAAAGAGTTTCCCGTTGAGCTTCAATTGGTTAATCATGAATTCAAGCAACCAAGGGAAGTCGAAAGGTGCACCAACCGTTGA